From the genome of Gambusia affinis linkage group LG04, SWU_Gaff_1.0, whole genome shotgun sequence:
gatctgatgaattttattaaacatctcaatgaattcggctcagaaacatttagtgtgaacagaacattatcctcaagctATAAAATAAACCTTTGCCTTAATTCTGGGAAAGTTAAAATTTCtaggatttatttactttatgatATTTAGGATTATTTGACATGTTTCAAGATATTCCATCTTAAGCTCCTTACatgataaaactaattttacgTAGATTtgataataaaacaatgcacatttgaccttaaagctgcagtaactaACTAACAAAAATCTggttttttatacatttgttaaaactgtcatcatgtcgtgacagtataaCATGAGATCGATTTGCTGCTGGAGTTTATGTTCATAACTTGATGAGCTGATGTCAGTATGTGAATGTTTGCATGTATGTGACCAGATCCCTTTTCAACTTTAACTCTGAAATGTCCTTTGAAAGACACAAGATGGTGAGAAATACCAAAACCAGACTTCCCTCTGCAAGTCATTCATACTTGCAGATGGAATAAAAGATACAGAGATTAAAAAAGATGATTTGTTCATCTCTTTCAGCACTTCTGCTTCTAGAAAGTTCTGAGGAAGTTAGTAGGAGGCTGTAAAAGTGCTTCTATATATGGTGatcaaatacaaatttatgCTTAACTGCAAGTCATGCATGAACGAAACGCGGGTCAGTCGAGCTTTTAGTGGCCCTGGACAAAGATTAGTTACTAAACAGGTACAGTGGGAACGGAAAGTATTCAGACCGATTTAAGTTTTTCACTCTTCGTTTCATTGCAGCCGTTTGCTAAAATCAATAAGTTAATATTATTTCTCATGAATGTACACTCAGCATCCcatatacagaaaaaaagaaatgtagaatattttttacaaatttatgtatatttaaaaaactgaaatatcacaTGACCATGTAACTGACTTCACTTTGATCACAGCATTTATTTTCGGAAAGATAATAAAGACCTCAGCCTTTCTTAAATAGAtcaattttttgtcaaatgtgtAATGATTTTTCTTCTTGGTCAAAACTTTGCAAAGTTTCACTTTATTATGATAAGGTCAGGAAGTTGTTCCCTCAgaagagaaataaacataaaacagactAAATGCTGAGCAAAACTTTATTCTGAAGGGAAAATCaagccataaaaaaataaagtctagTAAGTACATCATTATTCTGAATATATtatgaatcaataaaattaatttggatAATAACTCTGCAATTTcaagaaatgatcaaatttaataGTCTGGGTTAATTTACCCCAACAGCTGTTGACAACTGTTAGAAATATGTAGTGTATGTTATCTTATGTTCACTGTATTTTGACTGGTGAAGTTGTTCTGTTCTCCCATTGTTCTgagtttttcagtttctgccttgcagctgcagaaaacagaaactgaactcAACTGTCAGCGTGTATGTGCGGCGTGTCTGTACTCAAGATAACAGAAGAAATAACTGAGGAAATGGCAATGCTATGTAACTGACTTGAGATGACAAAAATGATCTAAGTAACCAGGGACTGCccctaagaaaataaaaagggagaGTATGGCAGAATGTGCTTCAGGGTAGCAAGACATTGTAACAAAAGCACattcctgtctgtctctctttgcaagtaaaatttaattcaCTTGTCTCTTTTTCCTTTGTCTATGTCTGTCTGAAGGTGCTTAGGTTATTTGAACTTCACAAAAACCTACACAAATgtgcacattttaatttaatgaagtaattatttacaataaagtacataaaatttaaaaaaaagtatacaaataaagcacagcagaaacttttctaaaaaaaaaaaaacaacaaaaaaacatcaaagatttcctttatttttttttctttttagtgcacatttaatatttcagattatgaaacaaattttgacctgagaaaatataaaaggcAGTTTTCATCATCATTTCTTGGTCAGTGAAATCAGTTAATTTCTAATTGCTTGGGTTACATTCAAATGAAGATAGATTGGACTCAGCTGACTAACAAATACttagatattattttaaaaataaacctcatGTTCCTGCAAAGCTAAAGTTCATGTAATGAATCATGGAAGCCACATCTACTGTTTACCCCCTGCCTTTTTAGGCTGGCGGTTTATTATCATCATAACACCACTCAGCAACCTTTCCATTCCTATTACAGCTCACACATTTCATCCTACCATTCACTATATCACAACGAAATATGCGGCCCAGACCGATTGTTCCCCCCAGGTTCTGCAGAGCCTCCTGTAGAGCCTTTGCAGATAAATTGGTATTGCTAGGCTTGAATactttagaaaacacaaagacaaccttatcatttttatagttttgtaaAAATCTAAGGATATTACTCTGTTTCTTGCTGTTTGTACATCTCGCGGAACATGGAGAAGCATAGACATAAATAAGCAACAGGTCATTTAcgtcaatgtgtttttttatggttttcaagTTCTGCAGAGTACGATACTCTGCATGATCTGCTGTGCCATCATTATATCTTAAAACTGTGGCGGCCACAACCTTCGTTCCAGTGTACACCTCAGAATTCAGATTTAAGATGGTGTTCTTTACGTTGTTGGCATCATCTGGGACTTGGTTGATATCATACGTCTTAGTTTTACTGTTAAACGGGATGCTCACAACCAAGCTGAACATGGGCCATTTCCTGTCCAAAGAAACAAGAGAATAATTTACtgaatacaaattttaaaaggaaaatcaaatgaTATGGAAATCTGATTAGTGTGCAAAACATCTGACGAAGGATGGGAAGACGTCAGgaataaattcacaaattcactaagcttgttttttttgtgtaccATACTAAAACACactgtaaatgtgaaaaaaataaaggtcaAAAAATTATTATGAACAATCCATGTACTGTAGATCGATATATTGTCAATAATGTGGATTTCATCAATGGGACTTGATAATCTGTgtaatactttttattatttttcacacaaacattacTGTACTAATTACTTAA
Proteins encoded in this window:
- the LOC122830003 gene encoding uncharacterized protein LOC122830003, encoding MGLLSWMVLSLTVLLPAANSLPPVNEAQLQDIVSDILKRYADSQDQRKWPMFSLVVSIPFNSKTKTYDINQVPDDANNVKNTILNLNSEVYTGTKVVAATVLRYNDGTADHAEYRTLQNLKTIKKHIDVNDLLLIYVYASPCSARCTNSKKQSNILRFLQNYKNDKVVFVFSKVFKPSNTNLSAKALQEALQNLGGTIGLGRIFRCDIVNGRMKCVSCNRNGKVAEWCYDDNKPPA